The Fibrobacter sp. DNA window CCTGACAGTATACGACTTTTGCTTCCAACCTGATTTCATTAATTTCCAAGGCAATTCTGGAATCTTTTTTCTTTGATTCAGGAGAAAACAGAGCGGCACCGGTTGCACTCAGGTTGAATACCCCCTCGGAACCTCCCGAATTCAACAACTCTATTCTCTCACTCAACCTGCTCATAAATCAACTCCTCTGGATCTGCCCGCATTAAAATAAAATACGAAATGCACAGGGAATTAGTGTCTCTGAAAAGCAATTCACCTGTAATTCAGGTCTGACTAGGGAATGGCAATCAGGAGACCAAGATAGGTGGTATTCATAGCAGCAGCTATACCCTGTGCCAGAAGAGTGGATTTTTCTGCCGGGTCGATACCTGGTTTACCTACTGCCGCAAAAGCGATGATAAGTCCATATATAGTTCCCATCAATCCAAGAAGAGTAGCGATATTTCCGATTGTGCCCAAAAAACCAGTCCTCTTCTCAAGCTGAGGAATAACTTTCAAAGAGGATTCATCAACAGCGTTTCTGATCCGTTCAGCACCAGAACCGGATTCGGAGATTGCGGCTTTGAACACCTGCCCCAGAGCCATCTTGCCGGATTTGTCGATCAGACGCTGAGCAGACTGAATCTCATCCTTCTGGATAAACCCGATGACTTCCTTTACCCATGCCTCTACGCGGAATCCGGTGCGGCCCATCAGGAAAAAAAATCTCTCGATTGAAATCGCAAGAGCGAAAACCCCTGTGGCAAGAATGACCCACATGAAAACCCAGCCAGCCTGAGAGGTATTAAAAGAGTAAAGAAACATCGATAAAAAACTCATAGAAAAGCCTCCGCTTTTATCATTTCAATGCTGTATCTTCCAGAAACCAAATTTGTCAAGATCTACAAAAATATATTATTCACATTAAAAACCATAATACTGGATCATTTGATCAAGCTTCGCCCTCTAACTTTACATCAGGGTTCAATGTTGGTGATCTTGGAGTTTTCAATCCGAAATGGACCCTTGTAGGGAAAATCCTGAATAATGTCATCATTGATAGTTGCACTGATATCGGCAGCTTTGCCCTTGCTCTGCAGTACCATGGAGTTGAAGACCGGACGCTGATCGGCTTTGATAAGGACCAGTTGAGGTCTGCGGATTTTTCCCTCGATGAGCTGATCCTCAAAAACGAGTTTCTTAACGTCCTCAGCTCCGAAGACCGTTGAAAGCAGCAATAAAATTGCAATTGGCAGATAAAACAGAAGTTTCATATTTAAATAGTATACTTTCAGAAACAGTCACATGCAATCCTTGAACCCATTCTTCTCCCCGACTTCTCTATAGTTGTGACTTGTGACTTTTTTCATAATGTATATTTTTGAGATTCAATTAACCAGGCAGGACTAAGCCAGAATAAGGATTTTGCAATGGGTGAGATGCTGAAACGCGCAAAGGAAATTATCGAAGCTGAAGCAGAAGCACTGAGATGCATTCCACTGGACGATAGTTTTGAAATAGCGGTGAATACGCTTTATAACTGCAAAGGGAAAATCATAACTACAGGAATGGGAAAAGCAGGGCACATTGCACGTAAAATAGCCGGGACACTGTGCTCCACAGGTACTTCTGCCTCTTTTCTGCATCCAGGCGAAGCAGCACACGGAGACCTGGGCCTGCTTGCAGCCAATGATGTCATACTGGCTTTTTCCACCAGTGGAAAAACACGTGAAGTAATAGAGATGCTTGAACTGGCCCATCATTTTGGAATCGATAAGATTATCGGAATCACCTCACACCCGGATTCAGTTATTCGTTCCCTCTGCAATATCATCATCAATATGGGCGAAATAACTGAGCCATGTCCCCTGGGACTTACCCCGACCTCAAGCACTACTGCCATGCTTGCAATTGGTGATGCGCTGGCTCTGGTATTGATGGAGAAGAAGCGCTTCACCAGGCAACAATACGGCCTGAGGCATCATGGAGGGTACCTGGGACAGAAGGCTCGCCAGACCGCCATCAGCGAACTTCAGGATGCCTCCTGAACAGGGCGGCACAATTACTTGTCAAAGGATAACAAATGAACCAAACTTGTGATTTTCTTGTCATAGGCTCCGGCATAGCCGGACTATGCTATGCTCTGCAGGCTTCCAGGTATGGTTCTGTTATCATGATCACCAAGAAACGTGACAGCGAATCCAATACAAACCATGCTCAGGGCGGAATCGCCTGTGTCCTGGATCCCAAAGACAGTTTCGAGAGCCATATCGAAGATACCCTCAACACCGGTAAAGGTCTGAGTAATCCCGAATCAGTAAGAATTCTGATAGAAGAGGGACCTTCCCGTATAAAAGAACTGATTGACTGGGGAGTGAAATTCTCCCGCTCAGCCGGAAAATCCAACCCTTATGGCCTGCATCTTGGAAAAGAGGGCGGGCATTCGATAAACAGAATTGTCCACGCAAATGACCTTACAGGAAGAGAAGTGGAAGAAAAGCTTCTTCTACGCGCAAAGGAGATGCCCCGCATCCGTATACTTGAACACCACTGCGCAATCGACCTTGTCACCGGTTATCATCTGTCGGGGAAAAATGACCAGACATGCTACGGGGCTTACGTTTTAGACAGCATCTCACGTAAGATTTTCCCTGTAAGGTCCCGCATAACATTTCTGGCAACCGGCGGAGCAGGCAGAGTTTACCTGCACACCACCAATCCGGAGATTGCCACCGGTGATGGAATTGCTCTTGCTTACAGAGCAGGAGCAGAGATTGCCAACATGGAATTTATCCAGTTTCATCCTACTACACTCTTCCATGAGAATGCGGAGTCTTTTCTGATATCAGAAGCCCTGAGAGGATACGGCGCTGTTCTGCGCAATGCTTCCGGAAAAGAATTCATGAATAAGTATCATCCCATGAAGTCTTTGGCTCCCCGTGATGCGGTTGCCAGAGCAATTGACAATGAGATGAAGATATCGGGTGAACCATGCGTATTTCTCGATATACGCCACGCGTCCCCCGCGCAAACCAGGAAATTTTTCCCTCACATCTACAAAACATGCAGGAATTTCGGTATCGATATCACAAAAGACCTCATTCCTGTGGTTCCGGCAGCTCACTACCTCTGCGGAGGAATCAAAGTGGATCTCTGGGGAAAAACCTGTATCAAAAATCTTTACGCCTGCGGAGAGGTCTCCTGTACAGGAGTGCACGGTGCCAATAGACTGGCATCCAATTCACTTCTGGAGGCACTTGTATATTCCAGACGGGCAGCAGAGGACTCCGTAAGTGCTATCAAAAAGATCTCACTTGCCCCACTCTCCTCAATACCTTCATGGGATGACAGCGGCACAACAGACAATGAGGAATGGATACTTCTCTCACATAATATGCAGGAGATTCAATCTGTAATGTGGGACTACGTTGGTATTGTCAGATCCAATCTGAGACTCCACCGTGCCCTGCGACGGAT harbors:
- a CDS encoding PilZ domain-containing protein; amino-acid sequence: MSRLSERIELLNSGGSEGVFNLSATGAALFSPESKKKDSRIALEINEIRLEAKVVYCQERTDGFRLGVKFDNLSGDTSRDIADLVDKFSRGVPLSCRIVEDIPAKV
- a CDS encoding MotA/TolQ/ExbB proton channel family protein; the encoded protein is MFLYSFNTSQAGWVFMWVILATGVFALAISIERFFFLMGRTGFRVEAWVKEVIGFIQKDEIQSAQRLIDKSGKMALGQVFKAAISESGSGAERIRNAVDESSLKVIPQLEKRTGFLGTIGNIATLLGLMGTIYGLIIAFAAVGKPGIDPAEKSTLLAQGIAAAMNTTYLGLLIAIP
- a CDS encoding SIS domain-containing protein, which gives rise to MGEMLKRAKEIIEAEAEALRCIPLDDSFEIAVNTLYNCKGKIITTGMGKAGHIARKIAGTLCSTGTSASFLHPGEAAHGDLGLLAANDVILAFSTSGKTREVIEMLELAHHFGIDKIIGITSHPDSVIRSLCNIIINMGEITEPCPLGLTPTSSTTAMLAIGDALALVLMEKKRFTRQQYGLRHHGGYLGQKARQTAISELQDAS
- the nadB gene encoding L-aspartate oxidase, which encodes MNQTCDFLVIGSGIAGLCYALQASRYGSVIMITKKRDSESNTNHAQGGIACVLDPKDSFESHIEDTLNTGKGLSNPESVRILIEEGPSRIKELIDWGVKFSRSAGKSNPYGLHLGKEGGHSINRIVHANDLTGREVEEKLLLRAKEMPRIRILEHHCAIDLVTGYHLSGKNDQTCYGAYVLDSISRKIFPVRSRITFLATGGAGRVYLHTTNPEIATGDGIALAYRAGAEIANMEFIQFHPTTLFHENAESFLISEALRGYGAVLRNASGKEFMNKYHPMKSLAPRDAVARAIDNEMKISGEPCVFLDIRHASPAQTRKFFPHIYKTCRNFGIDITKDLIPVVPAAHYLCGGIKVDLWGKTCIKNLYACGEVSCTGVHGANRLASNSLLEALVYSRRAAEDSVSAIKKISLAPLSSIPSWDDSGTTDNEEWILLSHNMQEIQSVMWDYVGIVRSNLRLHRALRRIQLLEKEIDNFYKRTKITMPLLELRNMVTTARLIVCSALKRKESRGLHYTTDYPEQNDRYWKKDTIITRTASS